The window TATTACCTCAGCTTGTCTTGCTTCAAAGGACTAGAAACATTGATAACTTGACTGGGCAGTACATATTTCTCCTTGGGTACAGTCTCATCTCATAAGCTTGCTTTCTTTGTAAAGTGCTATTGCTTCTTCTTTAGCTTATCTTGATTTGTGTTCTCTATTGTTGTCATCTTCTTGCAGGGGGTACAGGGGATTGTACATCCTAAACTGGATCTACCGTTACTTCACTGAGCCACACTTTGTTCACTGGATAAGTACGACTACCTTAACCTTTCCTCACTATTTTACATGCACATGGGCATTTATGTGTATCCCTATTTTAATTATGCTTTGTGAATCTGACATGTGAACTGAAACTGTGTGATAACGATATGATGCAGCATGGATCGCGGGGCTTGTTCAGACATTGCTCTATGCCGACTTCTTCTATTACTATTTCCTAAGGTAAAACACATTTAACTCATCTTCTCCTCTTGTTCCTAACTTAGTTATTCCTTAACTCTAATCCTCTGCCTTTGACTCCTCTTTCTCGGTTTTGTATGTTTGCAGCTGGAAGAACAACAAAAAGCTCCAGTTGCCAGCTTGATTTCTCAATTTGCGATGCTCGGAAACCCTTCGGAGATTCAGTTTGGTGCCTGGATACAATATCTGCCGGAAAGTTTACTAGTTTACTCTGTTGGTAGTTAGTGGATGAGACGAGCATAGATTATATGTAAACTCCAGCGATCTAACTTGTTACACTTTTTTGAACTTTTTCGTGTCTCAGCTTTTGTTAAGTGTTACTAAAATATTTCGACAGGACAAATCTTGCAAGTATAACTAGTCTACTGTTTCCATATACAAAATCATTATGTTCTTACTTCTTAGTTCTTACCCATAGTTGATCGAACTAGCATATATTAGCTATTGTAGGTGAGAGAAATTAATTGATAACTACATCTTGAAAAACAAGAAACAGAGAACGTGATGGGCAGGGGTTAACGAGAATTGACGTGTGGGAGAGATGCAATGAGAATTTAAATTCATTCTTATCACTATTATCTCTCCTTCGTATCTTTCATGTTTTCCTATATTGTTCCAGCTTGTATATGTGCAATATATAGTACctcaaagaaaaattaaaccaagatgatatatatgataataGTTGCTTTTCTAACTATACTTTCAAAAACGTATGTGAAGCCGGAAGCAATTCTACGAGGAATACCATCAGATATAATGCAAAACAAGATTATATTGCAAAGGTGTTTCCACAAAAAAAGGCAAAACAAGCTTATCttaattgaaatatttatatgaGAATGACGTATGCGATTTTTATATAGAGAATATCAGTCTAATGTGTTTCCTTCACGACTCCATCTTCATTAACAAGTCAAATTAACCTTTCTCTATTAGCTAGATTCAATTTTGTCCTCCTTAGAGATAAAAGTAAGTTTCACAATAGTATCAGATATATCTGCATCCAAATGGATATTTGATTTTAAGAAATTGAGAGATGAATGAAGGAAATCAATTCACGATAAACAAAAACAAGTGTGTTGATATAGTTAATAGATACGAATGTGACATTTCATTCAATCTCAACTGATAAGagtataaatcaataaaaaaattaaaatttattatacaaTTTCGAAATTGaacaaatgaatatttttttaacgaACAAATGAATCTTAAGAATAGAAAAAACACTATACAGTTTGAATCATAAGTAACATAAAATGACTTAATATAAAAGTACTATATATGGGCAGAGGTGACTATATATGAACATGTCGGAGGACATAACTAAGTCCATGCATGGCCATACGACCACGCCCGTGGCCAGCAAAATGGCGTTATTAGACTGGGCAAGGCGGCCCGTGGCCTCCGGGGATGTGTGTGCAGCTTGAAGGATCGGAAGGAGGCAGATCACCTCTTTGTAGAAACTGTAAATTGCCAAGACGTTCTTTTGGTAAAAACCTAAACGCTTCGTTTGCCGGAAGGTAGATCCCCATTAGTAGAAGAAACATTAATGAAAGTATCAATGCACGACTTGTTTTCATGGTTATCTGAAGAATAATAGAAGAGGTGTATGACTTGAATAAAAGAGAtggatttgtatttttatttaaaatcctTATTTACGCAGATAAGATAGAACCTGAACTATTTGATGATGATATTTGTTGTGGCGATGGTGGTATTTATAGTgggaaaatttttttttgaaataacaaTGGTGGCGATTGTTGAACTTTGTTGACATTTTATCTCGTGGAAATAAGAGAATGCCTTTTCTTACGTGGACTCGAATCTTAATCTATGTTTTTCAAATAAACTAATAGCAGGAAAAACAAGGATTTGGTTCCAGTCAAGTTTAAAAACTTGTAAGAACCGGTTAGGAACATCAGTCAACTTTGTTTAACGACTGTAAGAACTAAGAGCGCAAGATAGTCAActttgtttaaattaaatatcaattaaatatttaatattatatacacCGATGTATTAGATAGAAGACATAGAACTTTGAATAAATGTGGTATCTAAGAGCATGAGCATTGGTGAACCCCACTTAGGGGTTCaccaaaattttttaatatttttttgtgggtCCATGAACAGTTATGAACCCGAATTTGTTGTTTTCTGCATTAGTGAACCTGAAGAAGGAGTTCataggaataaaataataatattttttaatttttaaaaaaaatttaagattatTCAGAATAcatgaatacaatattaaaatatattataaaatttatgaaaacattttattcaacctatgttttagttttggagtttaagttttggttttgagatatgttttaatattttggtatGTGTTTTCAGATGTAGAAAAGGTATGTTAGAGTTTTGGAGTTTATGTTGTTTCTTAACTTAAATTCAATTCATAGAAACATTTTGTTCGATGATCAGTCTACGCATTCAACAAAGCAATTAAGTTCGAGAATGTTTAACTTAGGATAAAAGTTCACATAGAAAAACCATTCAAGTTTTACAAACCGAAATACATAAGTTGATAAGTTGctaatgaaacaaaaagaaacaagttCAGATGATAGAGAGGAAAGACCGCAAAAGAGCCATCTAATTTCGTGAGGTAGAAGCAATGCTACCTGTAGAAGAAGAGAACACAAGTTAACGCAGAAGCAAAGTAGTAACATTGAAGTTATAGACAACACAAACAAGTCAAATGAGAAGACTTACCATCGATTCTGCTGAAGTGCTTGATCAGTAGTTCAGTACACTCCTTCCTTTCCGGACATACACACAGTAATGGAGTTGTCGTCCCGTCTCCAACCACGTTGAACACAAACAAATCTCC of the Brassica rapa cultivar Chiifu-401-42 chromosome A03, CAAS_Brap_v3.01, whole genome shotgun sequence genome contains:
- the LOC108871271 gene encoding uncharacterized protein LOC108871271 — its product is MKTSRALILSLMFLLLMGIYLPANEAFRFLPKERLGNLQFLQRGDLPPSDPSSCTHIPGGHGPPCPV